In Persicimonas caeni, a single window of DNA contains:
- a CDS encoding phosphocholine cytidylyltransferase family protein, with amino-acid sequence MKAIIIAAGLGSRLEHYTDERPKCMVDIGGRSILSYQLEAFAKNDIDDIHIVRGYLADKLVVDGATYHENSDYQSNNILLSLFCAASAMDGPFVSTYSDIVYTPQVVEQAVHSPHDIALVVDRQWHLAYEGREDHPPEQAELAEVDGERVLRVGKQVGPENAVGEFIGLARYTAEGARQLREVYADVRAKYGDDEPFQAAAKFRKAYLTDLFCELIDRGVDVGWVPIDGGWREIDTVEDLHRVRDEWAG; translated from the coding sequence ATGAAAGCCATCATCATCGCCGCCGGCCTCGGCAGCCGCCTCGAGCACTACACCGACGAGCGCCCCAAGTGCATGGTCGACATCGGCGGACGCTCCATCTTGAGCTACCAGCTCGAGGCGTTCGCCAAGAACGACATCGACGACATCCACATCGTGCGCGGCTACCTAGCCGACAAGCTCGTCGTCGACGGGGCGACCTACCACGAGAACAGCGACTACCAGTCGAACAATATCTTGTTGTCGCTCTTCTGTGCGGCTTCGGCGATGGACGGGCCGTTCGTGTCGACTTACTCGGACATCGTCTACACGCCTCAGGTCGTCGAGCAGGCGGTCCACAGCCCTCACGACATCGCGCTGGTGGTCGACCGCCAATGGCACTTGGCCTACGAGGGACGCGAAGATCACCCGCCCGAGCAGGCCGAGTTGGCCGAGGTCGACGGCGAGCGCGTTCTGCGCGTGGGCAAGCAGGTCGGCCCCGAGAACGCCGTCGGCGAGTTTATCGGACTGGCACGCTACACCGCCGAGGGCGCGCGCCAACTCCGCGAAGTCTACGCCGACGTGCGCGCCAAGTATGGCGATGACGAGCCCTTCCAGGCGGCGGCCAAGTTTCGCAAGGCCTACCTGACCGATCTCTTCTGCGAGCTCATCGACCGCGGCGTCGACGTCGGGTGGGTGCCCATCGACGGCGGATGGCGCGAGATCGACACTGTTGAGGACCTGCACCGGGTGCGAGACGAGTGGGCCGGTTGA
- a CDS encoding CDP-alcohol phosphatidyltransferase family protein: MTTTESDTTRDEPRGMLGEIARIYRDSRKEQDIFWNVYVARPLAAVLLYFLRRTALTPNQVTFLGAVAFLGVAAALILMRDWTGMLVAAAILQFAYILDCADGQLARLKSMTSEVGAYLDFLIDEVKALILVGAFSVRLWLVHDELVWLLVGLGGMALVSIATSLTNFVRRPEYAGRDIKPGESARRKSGAPKGLMPKALWLVQSFASWLVHYPSWFVYLALLDGLDGFDGSAWFMYLFLGVYALYAGKTGLGVLVKLGRPGFYK; this comes from the coding sequence ATGACCACGACCGAATCCGACACCACCCGAGACGAGCCGCGCGGAATGCTCGGCGAGATCGCGCGTATCTACCGCGACTCGCGCAAAGAGCAGGACATCTTCTGGAATGTCTACGTCGCCCGCCCCTTGGCGGCCGTGCTGCTCTACTTCTTGCGACGCACCGCCCTGACACCCAATCAGGTGACCTTTCTGGGCGCGGTGGCCTTCTTGGGGGTCGCTGCCGCACTCATCTTGATGCGCGACTGGACGGGCATGCTCGTCGCCGCTGCCATCCTGCAGTTCGCCTACATCCTCGACTGCGCCGACGGCCAACTCGCCCGGCTCAAGTCGATGACCAGCGAGGTGGGCGCCTACCTCGACTTTCTGATCGACGAGGTCAAAGCCCTCATTTTGGTGGGCGCGTTCAGCGTGCGCCTGTGGCTCGTCCACGACGAGCTGGTCTGGCTGCTGGTCGGACTGGGTGGCATGGCGCTGGTGTCCATCGCCACCTCGCTGACCAACTTCGTGCGCCGTCCCGAGTACGCCGGCCGCGACATCAAACCGGGCGAGTCGGCGCGCCGAAAGTCGGGGGCGCCCAAAGGTTTGATGCCCAAAGCGTTGTGGCTGGTGCAAAGCTTCGCCTCGTGGCTGGTCCACTACCCGTCGTGGTTTGTGTACCTGGCTTTGCTCGACGGGCTCGACGGGTTCGATGGATCGGCCTGGTTCATGTACCTGTTTTTGGGCGTGTACGCGCTGTACGCGGGCAAGACGGGGTTGGGGGTGTTGGTTAAGTTGGGGAGGCCGGGGTTTTATAAGTAG